In Haematobia irritans isolate KBUSLIRL chromosome 1, ASM5000362v1, whole genome shotgun sequence, a genomic segment contains:
- the LOC142232067 gene encoding uncharacterized protein LOC142232067: MALENSIDEKDIPYLNDDFYEIFFDTYLSLKSKLLDLFEEPSMSHNHLASTFISTHNNNANTSSYAKLPKIELPTFTGEYLEWIPYSDMFTSLVHNNNSLTDIQKYFYLKGSCKGSPLDIVNQYPASERNYAAAWDALKARYHNRRKLIDQILSKLFGIPQSNGSFASIKELLDSTRSSLSLLRSIDIDIDTWDPILIYLTTQKMDKQTRKDWEQCVNSNENPSMDDLFNFLEIAFRTLESVEESTNRAESMISVNRAHQQRPYKRSMHVHNSAVNTNLCICCQRRHPLYKCFKFSSLSPTEKRSIVLQHNVCPNCLNTGHNCSQCKIAARCQLCQQTHHTILHAAYVNEISQHRSNTALSTTVDNLNATALSNTQPTLHINSHITSLSANKQSQVLLATAKVLINHPSGVICVKALVDPGSQASFVTREICQLLNLNKKRIEETTIDGIGSVAKTSIKHMAELNLMSNYTQNYNLIVSALILTKITSYSPVDVKKTDLPNLEAYQLSDPTFYLPSKIDILLGSDVYGEIMKSNSIKFPNSIYLQESYFGWLISGPIGKPYTTSTLAINCCNLENQLRLFWEQEELSETKQLSIEEEDCESYFSKTCIRTPDGRYEVHLPFKSLLKGNNEPVFQNTDYLALQRLKKLETSFKFRPQFAKAYKDFMAEYEALNHMEKVGTYPRDLPANIYILPHHGVLRESSTTTKLRVVFDGSSRVAPQASLNEELASGPPLQNDLPTIITRWRRFQISFTADLEKMFRQIKVCKDHQKYQCILWRDPCNNNINIYKLKTVTNN, encoded by the exons ATGGCTTTGGAGAACTCCATCGATGAAAAAGATATACCATATCTTAATGATGACTTCTATGAGATTTTCTTTGATACTTATCTTTCACTCAAATCAAAACTTCTAGATCTATTTGAAGAGCCATCAATGTCACATAATCATTTAGCAAGTACATTTATATCAACCCACAACAATAATGCTAACACTTCTTCATATGCTAAGCTTCCAAAAATCGAACTGCCTACTTTCACGGGAGAATACCTAGAGTGGATACCCTACAGTGATATGTTCACTTCTTTGGTGCACAACAACAACTCATTAACtgatattcaaaaatatttttacctaAAGGGCTCTTGTAAGGGTTCTCCATTGGACATCGTAAATCAATACCCAGCTTCCGAAAGAAACTACGCTGCTGCGTGGGATGCACTGAAAGCAAGATATCATAATAGGAGAAAACTCATCGATCAAATATTGAGCAAATTGTTTGGAATTCCTCAATCAAATGGGTCATTTGCAAGCATAAAGGAATTGCTCGACTCAACTAGATCTTCGTTATCTCTTTTAAGATCAATAGATATTGATATAGATACGTGGGATCCAATTTTAATATACCTAACAACCCAGAAAATGGACAAGCAGACTCGAAAAGATTGGGAACAATGCGTAAATTCAAATGAAAATCCATCCATGGATGACTTATTCAACTTTTTGGAAATTGCTTTCAGAACATTGGAGTCTGTTGAGGAGTCAACTAACAGAGCCGAGAGTATGATTTCTGTTAACCGCGCTCATCAACAAAGACCCTATAAGCGATCGATGCATGTGCATAACTCTGCCGTAAACACAAATCTCTGCATCTGCTGCCAACGTCGACACCCCTTATACAAGTGTTTTAAGTTCTCATCACTGTCACCAACAGAGAAGAGATCAATCGTACTTCAACATAATGTATGCCCAAACTGCTTAAACACTGGCCACAACTGTAGTCAATGCAAAATAGCTGCTCGCTGCCAACTCTGCCAACAAACCCACCATACTATTCTGCATGCTGCGTATGTAAATGAAATAAGCCAACATAGATCAAACACAGCACTGTCTACTACAGTAGACAATTTGAATGCTACTGCATTAAGTAATACCCAGCCAACATTACATATCAACTCCCACATAACATCTCTTTCAGCAAACAAACAGTCGCAAGTTCTGCTAGCTACAGCTAAAGTTCTTATTAACCACCCATCTGGAGTGATCTGTGTAAAAGCTTTGGTTGATCCCGGTTCTCAGGCCTCTTTTGTAACCAGAGAGATCTGTCAGCTGTTAAACTTGAATAAGAAGAGAATAGAAGAGACGACAATCGATGGGATTGGATCTGTTgccaaaacatcaataaaacATATGGCGGAGCTGAACTTGATGTCAAATTATACTCAGAATTACAATTTAATAGTGAGTGcgctaattttaacaaaaattacgtCTTATAGTCCTGTCGATGTAAAGAAAACAGATTTACCTAACTTGGAGGCATATCAGCTATCTGATCCCACTTTTTATTTGCCATCAAAAATAGATATTTTACTTGGTAGCGATGTTTACGGTGAGATCATGAAATCGAATAGTATAAAATTCCCAAATAGCATATATTTGCAGGAAAGTTATTTTGGATGGTTGATTTCTGGACCAATCGGAAAGCCATATACAACATCCACACTAGCTATAAATTGTTGTAATCTCGAAAATCAATTACGCTTATTCTGGGAACAGGAGGAGTTGAGTGAAACTAAACAATTGTCCATAGAAGAAGAAGACTGCGAGTCTTACTTTTCAAAAACATGTATCCGGACCCCTGATGGCAGATATGAGGTGCATTTACCTTTTAAAAGTTTGTTGAAAGGTAACAATGAACCAGTGTTTCAGAACACCGACTATCTCGCACTACAAAGGCTAAAGAAACTTGAAACGTCTTTCAAATTTCGGCCACAGTTTGCAAAGGCATACAAGGACTTTATGGCAGAATATGAAGCTTTAAACCATATGGAAAAAGTTGGAACATACCCTAGAGATTTACCTGCCAACATTTATATTTTGCCTCACCATGGTGTTCTACGAGAAAGTAGCACCACTACAAAACTTAGAGTGGTGTTCGATGGGAGTAGTAGAGTTGCACCCCAAGCATCTTTAAATGAAGAACTTGCAAGTGGGCCTCCTTTACAAAATGATTTGCCTACTATTATTACCCGCTGGAGGCGTTTTCAGATTTCTTTTACAGCCGACTTGGAAAAGATGTTTAGACAaataaaagtatgcaaagatcATCAAAAATATCAATGCATTCTATGGCGTGATCCCTGTAATAACAACATTAATATCTACAAACTGAAAACAGTAAC TAACAATTAA
- the LOC142232078 gene encoding uncharacterized protein LOC142232078 yields MFQHLWREGLDWTDPLPKNLHDEWSKYRVALKDIEKLSLPRWFLCQSTSSAELHTFCDASKVAFAAAVYLRVVTVDGSIHVCLVQSKTKVAPLKVQTIPKLELCAAVLGAKLLYKVKSCIGLNIENVNFWSDSTTVLTWIKTQSSQLPVYEANRVSQIQRLTNISEWRYVSSTDNPADCATRGLLPKDLKACNIWWQGPNWLTENEETWPVNKFKSNMQPAAIKPTVYSFATTKLTKPSSSEYPDLLLRYSSFNKLQRVTAYILRFYNNIKASISKRLGSKLQTISGCLQSFELTCSRLLLVKMCQRISFKDDLTCFKSKLPLPANSRIIKLQPFLDEHGVIRVGGRIKNSDLSFEKKHPILLTKTDPISTLIFAEAHYKTLHGRVQLMQSYVMIHYWTLY; encoded by the coding sequence atgtTTCAACATTTATGGCGAGAAGGTTTGGATTGGACGGATCctttaccaaaaaatttacatGATGAATGGAGTAAATATCGGGTCGCATTAAAAGATATTGAAAAGCTATCGCTGCCACGATGGTTTCTTTGCCAGTCTACTTCATCAGCAGAGTTACATACATTCTGTGACGCTTCAAAAGTAGCATTCGCTGCCGCGGTATATCTGAGAGTGGTAACAGTAGATGGAAGTATACATGTTTGCCTTGTTCAATCAAAAACGAAAGTAGCCCCACTGAAAGTGCAAACAATCCCAAAGCTAGAACTTTGCGCAGCAGTTCTAGGTGCAAAACTGCTCTACAAGGTAAAATCTTGCATCGGTCTTAACattgaaaatgttaatttttggtCGGATAGTACTACAGTGCTTACCTGGATTAAAACTCAATCTTCTCAGCTACCAGTATACGAAGCAAATCGTGTTTCCCAAATACAGCGCTTGACAAATATTTCCGAGTGGCGATACGTTTCTTCTACAGATAACCCTGCTGATTGTGCTACAAGAGGCCTGCTACCAAAAGATTTAAAAGCATGCAACATCTGGTGGCAAGGGCCAAATTGGCTAACAGAGAACGAAGAAACATGGCCTGTAAACAAGTTCAAAAGTAACATGCAACCAGCTGCAATTAAACCTACAGTGTATTCCTTCGCAACTACTAAATTAACAAAACCAAGTTCGTCAGAGTATCCGGATTTGTTGTTGAGATATTCATCCTTTAACAAACTTCAACGAGTAACCGCTTATATTCTAAGATTTTACAACAATATAAAGGCCTCGATATCTAAAAGACTTGGATCGAAACTGCAAACGATTTCAGGCTGTCTTCAGTCGTTCGAATTAACGTGTTCCAGATTGTTATTGGTTAAGATGTGCCAGCGGATTTCCTTTAAGGATGACTTAACTTGCTTCAAAAGCAAACTTCCTTTACCAGCTAATAGCCGTATAATAAAACTTCAACCTTTTCTGGATGAACACGGTGTTATTCGAGTTGGAGGAAGAATAAAAAATTCAGATCTTTCGTTTGAGAAAAAACACCCTATATTGCTAACAAAAACTGATCCCATTTCTACTCTTATATTTGCCGAAGCTCATTATAAAACGCTACATGGGAGAGTACAACTAATGCAATCGTATGTCATGATACATTATTGGACATTGTACTGA